A single Corynebacterium stationis DNA region contains:
- a CDS encoding type II toxin-antitoxin system prevent-host-death family antitoxin, with the protein MSTEVTTSEFRNEQSRYLDAAQREPVSILSRGARRRAVVVSPDFFDRAIEALEDMEGIRAAAAARREGGEMTLKELKAEFGLD; encoded by the coding sequence ATGAGCACTGAAGTAACTACCAGCGAGTTTCGCAATGAACAGAGCCGCTACCTCGACGCTGCTCAGCGTGAGCCCGTTTCAATTCTCAGCCGTGGGGCTCGCCGTCGTGCAGTCGTTGTCTCTCCTGATTTCTTCGATCGCGCAATTGAAGCTCTTGAGGATATGGAAGGTATCCGCGCTGCTGCGGCTGCCCGTCGAGAGGGCGGCGAAATGACTCTTAAAGAACTCAAGGCTGAGTTCGGTCTGGATTAA
- a CDS encoding type II toxin-antitoxin system RelE family toxin — protein sequence MQGGSGEYRIRVGSYRVVYEIQDKQLIILVLNVGHRREIYR from the coding sequence CTGCAGGGAGGAAGCGGCGAGTACCGCATTCGGGTCGGCTCTTATCGCGTGGTTTATGAAATTCAAGATAAACAGCTAATAATTCTCGTTCTTAATGTGGGGCATCGCAGAGAGATATATCGATAG